Proteins co-encoded in one Stomoxys calcitrans chromosome 5, idStoCalc2.1, whole genome shotgun sequence genomic window:
- the LOC131997968 gene encoding uncharacterized protein LOC131997968 translates to MDLPPNTLCAKCFKALSAKSIACHVCRAKYHFFCADIDANIAELFIKNANLVFNCNDCLRLTSNLIAGISSLKTEVRELKLLIDSSLRAEVHELKQIIENNKQTEKKQRHQHNSNLNTAAVRSRDVVGKVQSTNAPVAAAVEHSLNVNNSQHVVPYASSVSSLNTVDANAVDNDDAVFEANVLPNSNWVRVQRRRKRKDKVIYGENNTTNELDVVISKKWVHISSFKPSVTSEHITDFIQKNANIAKSNMECYVLVKKDVDINSLKRVNFKLGVTSNHYDDVINPNGIASPLINEVHGLKIYYHNLSGMRTKSKDVFDFSNQLNYDVIALVETWLNDDFCDAEFFDLNLFAVYRKDRNVSRTGYSRGGGVLLAVKSQYKSNLCGLDDDSGLLDQIAVCINGLNLSVVLCLSYIPPGSSASIYSKHIDNIFAIEVSMGSKANICVMGDFNLPNICWSKFDDNHFLTPTNVNKDYEVNCIDTLLSLNLVQINHFSNQLHRFLDLIFVPNDFKFNVYECLAPISPSNLHHMPIVVEVGYFNFLKSSPSQNLALNYNVCDFNMLNSILGSIDWIKIFNDKTSSVCYDFFIEKVSDILKSNVPFKKNKPHKLPWYTTGLKKLKNLRNKFHKRFLAHGDPEDLVQCKHYQREFNFLNKFLYKQYILDKENEIKANPKSFWSYVNSKRKTSDIPSTLTYNGCTSKSGVDVVNMFASFFKSNFDSPVTSSAAVLDSVSAINLANISVSDEDVLDAIFNIKNSFKHDADGLCAYFLKKCSICVAPILTFIFNLSIKEGIFINRWKVASITPVFKGGRKDDHGFFSGRSTSTNLVLFTEYCLSAFERGCQVEAIYTDLSKAFDKVSHSILLDKLQELGFHSNFLSWIASYLHNRVCTVKVESFVSSPYIQTSGVPQGSILGPLLFILFINGISSCFSTSRFLLYADDLKIFHKIESMSDVFDLQNDLDNLLSWCISNKLLINLSKCAHVSFYRLRHPIQTSFKIVCKDMNSIDYNNK, encoded by the exons ATGGATCTCCCTCCTAATACACTTTGCGCCAAGTGCTTTAAGGCTTTAAGTGCCAAATCGATAGCCTGCCACGTTTGTAGAGCTAAATATCATTTTTTCTGTGCGGACATTGATGCAAATATTGCcgaactttttattaaaaacgcgaACTTAGTTTTCAACTGCAATGATTGTTTGCGTCTCACTTCTAATCTAATTGCTGGCATTTCATCTTTAAAAACTGAAGTAAGAGAACTCAAGCTCTTAATCGACTCTTCACTGAGAGCAGAAGTGCACGAATTGAAGCAAATAATAGAGAACAACAAGCAAACTGAAAAAAAACAACGGCATCAACATAACTCCAATCTTAATACTGCAGCAGTGAGGAGCCGTGATGTTGTTGGTAAGGTTCAAAGTACAAATGCCCCTgtcgctgctgctgtcgaacATTCGTTGAACGTAAACAACAGCCAACATGTTGTGCCATACGCGTCATCTGTATCATCGCTTAACACAGTAGATGCTAATGCTGTTGATAATGATGATGCTGTGTTTGAAGCCAACGTCCTACCTAATTCTAATTGGGTGCGTGTCCAGAGGCGTAGAAAAAGAAAGGataaggtcatttatggtgaaaATAATACAACAAATGAATTGGATGTTGTTATTTCTAAGAAATGGGTGCATATTTCATCTTTTAAGCCATCAGTTACGAGCGAGCATATCACTGACTTTATTCAAAAGAATGCTAACATTGCAAAGTCTAATATGGAGTGCTATGTGCTTGTGAAAAAAGATGTTGACATCAATAGTTTAAAACGCGTCAACTTTAAGCTTGGTGTTACATCTAATCATTACGATGACGTCATCAACCCAAA TGGAATCGCTTCCCCATTGATTAATGAGGTGCATGgtttaaaaatttactaccataATCTGTCTGGTATGCGTACGAAATCCAAGGATGTTTTTGATTTCTCCAATCAATTGAACTATGATGTTATTGCTCTTGTTGAAACCTGGTTGAACGATGACTTTTGTGATGCTGAGTTCTTCGATCTAAATTTATTTGCTGTTTACCGTAAAGATAGAAATGTTTCAAGGACTGGATATTCTAGAGGAGGTGGTGTGCTCTTGGCCGTTAAATCTCAATACAAGTCAAACTTATGTGGTTTGGATGATGACAGCGGATTATTAGACCAAATTGCTGTATGCATAAATGGTTTAAATCTTAGCGTTGTATTATGTTTGTCTTACATACCTCCAGGTAGTAGTGCATCTATTTATTCGAAGCATATTGATAATATTTTTGCTATTGAAGTAAGCATGGGGTCGAAAGCTAATATTTGTGTTATGGGTGATTTTAATTTACCTAACATTTGTTGGTCAAAATTTGACGACAATCATTTTTTAACGCCCACTAATGTAAACAAGGATTACGAGGTCAATTGTATTGATACTTTATTAAGTTTAAATCTTGTTCAAATTAATCATTTTTCTAATCAACTTCACCGATTTCTTGATCTTATTTTTGTTCcaaatgattttaaatttaatgtttatgAATGTTTGGCTCCAATTTCCCCATCTAATCTACATCATATGCCTATTGTTGTTGAAGTAGGTTATTTTAACTTTCTAAAATCATCACCGTCTCAAAATCTGGCTCTAAATTATAACGTTTGTGATTTTAATATGTTGAATTCAATTCTTGGCTCCATTGAttggataaaaatatttaatgataAAACATCATcagtttgttatgatttttttatagaaaaagtctcTGATATACTTAAATCTAATGTTCCGTTTAAGAAAAATAAGCCACATAAACTGCCTTGGTATACGACAGGTCTtaagaaacttaaaaatttacGTAATAAATTTCATAAGCGCTTTTTGGCGCATGGTGATCCAGAAGATTTGGTCCAATGCAAGCATTATCAacgtgaatttaattttttaaataaattcctCTATAAGCAATACATTCTGGATAAAGAGAATGAAATTAAAGCCAATCCTAAAAGCTTTTGGTCTTATGTTAACTCTAAAAGGAAAACATCTGATATCCCATCTACTCTCACATATAATGGCTGtacatcaaaatctggtgtGGACGTGGTTAATATGTTTGCTTCTTTTTTCAAATCTAATTTTGATTCTCCCGTAACAAGTAGCGCGGCAGTCCTTGATTCTGTATCTGCTATtaatttggcaaatatttctGTTTCGGATGAAGATGTGTTGGACgctatttttaatattaagaaTAGTTTTAAACACGACGCCGATGGCCTTTGTgcttattttctaaaaaagtgTTCTATTTGTGTAGCTCCAATTTTAACTTTCATTTTCAATCTCTCTATTAAGGAGGgtatatttattaatagatgGAAAGTAGCATCAATTACCCCAGTTTTTAAAGGTGGCAGAAAAGACGAT catggattttttTCAGGAAGATCAACTTCAACTAATTTGGTTCTCTTTACAGAATATTGCCTATCTGCCTTTGAACGTGGCTGTCAAGTTGAAGCCATTTACACAGATTTATCAAAAGCTTTCGATAAAGTATCACATTCTATATTGCTCGATAAATTACAAGAATTAGGGTTTCATTCCAATTTTCTTTCTTGGATCGCTTCATATCTTCACAACAGAGTGTGTACAGTAAAGGTGGAGAGTTTTGTATCTTCACCTTATATTCAAACTTCCGGTGTGCCTCAGGGTAGTATCTTGGGGccacttctttttattttattcataaatGGCATTTCCTCATGCTTTTCAACATCTAGATTTCTGCTCTATGCTgatgatttaaaaatatttcataaaattgaGTCTATGTCTGATGTCTTCGATTTACAGAATGACTTGGACAATCTGCTGAGTTGGTGTATTAGCAACAAGCTTCttataaatttatcgaaatgtgCTCACGTCTCTTTTTACAGATTGCGTCATCCAATCcaaacttcatttaaaattg